The Pseudophryne corroboree isolate aPseCor3 chromosome 12, aPseCor3.hap2, whole genome shotgun sequence genomic sequence TAACAGATGATGACATGTCTTCTGCCATCTCCTCAATACTCAAAGATCTAGACTTTGTTGAAGATATAAACCCATCTCCTGCCCTGGGTCCTGCTGTGGAAGACCTGCCAAAACCTATGGAAAATGGATTCAGAGGGGAAAAACAGGACACAAGggcagcagaatgcgtctttggttCCTTTGAACTTACAAGTTCTACCAGTTATTTAAAGGACTTATCAGTGGATGACATATTTGATGATATTGATACATCTATGTATGACTCCGATTTTAGTTTTTCCTCCTTAATCACACCAAGATTACAGCCTTCTCTTGAAGAGCCCCTCAAACTGTATACGCTGTGCAATAATTCCTCCAACAACAACTTGCAAGTCTGTAGGACAGATTTGAATGACTTGGACCACATCATGGAGATTTTAGTTGGTTCCTGACATCGCGATATCTACCAATCGTCATTCAATGCCTATTTATGTGCCGCTGAGTGAGAAATGTGTTTCAAACTTTAACCGTTGATAGTAAGCGCAAGTTGATATTACCCACAAATGATCAACTTCTTTTCTTTGGACTGGATAGATATAAAATAAATCTAGATATATCTAAGTTGTAAATCGCTTGTGGGATCCGAAACTGCCTAGCAACAGACGCCTACAGTATTATGCATATCCTTTTAACTGGAAATTGAAAGAAATGTGTGACCTGAGTAAATTACAAAAACAGCTATTTTTGTAACTAACAATGTTTCTAAATATTTTCATGTGGTACAATAACCTTTCAAGAGCCAATAGGGTCCCTACTTGTATATAGCGGACGCTACCTCCTGACAAAGTGCAAAAACCTACTCTTGTGCTGTACGTGGATTTTCATTTATATAGGGTTGTTAAGTGTTTTTAGCAGACCTTTTCCAAATGAATATTGTACGTTTTTGATTATTCGCTTCTATTTTTCGTTTTTAACATAGAAGTTGTTTTATAAGAATTCTATCAGTCTTAGTTTGTGGCTCAGTCATTGGTTTATTTTTAAGTGTATGTCGTCTACACACAGAGGCAGCGATTGTGTTGGCTGCAACATATGGGAATCCAGTCACTAGAAAACGGTGACATCACTTGGGCACAAAGAACCTATCCCGTCCTATCCCAACGGAATTGTAGGATCATGTGACTGAGATGGGCGCATTCTCTATATACAGGCTATAGGTACACTATATAGGCATGCTAGCACTTTACTCCGGGGACCATCCTTGG encodes the following:
- the LOC134980544 gene encoding SERTA domain-containing protein 2-like → MLSRGLKRKFNDCKETMTDLPCAYDSNRNMPYSHQRQLVLNMCLNKLQNYKMLAEPNLHRSVLIANTVRQIQEETRQEASQLPGIVGNDITSNSFMYTGSESLESCLNLPFGMNTDFTRDSWPNDNLGDSLMEVTDDDMSSAISSILKDLDFVEDINPSPALGPAVEDLPKPMENGFRGEKQDTRAAECVFGSFELTSSTSYLKDLSVDDIFDDIDTSMYDSDFSFSSLITPRLQPSLEEPLKLYTLCNNSSNNNLQVCRTDLNDLDHIMEILVGS